The following nucleotide sequence is from Macrobrachium nipponense isolate FS-2020 chromosome 12, ASM1510439v2, whole genome shotgun sequence.
atatatatatatatatatatatatatatatatatatatatatatatatataaagagagagagagggagagagagagagagagataaatcttaATAACAACAACGCACTTATTAGATGATACTCTTTAAAAGATATTATGTTAAACAAATGAGGAAGCaaaaacaagcaaacacacacacacacacacacacacacacacacacacgatatcgGAAACGGGCCTGGCGTCGGAAGGCAATTTCCCTCCATAAAATGATGTTCGCCCAGGAGAAACAGGTGTGAAAACGAAATCCTCCATTGAGACGGAAAGAGACAATCTGTTTTCATCGGCTGCTCCTAACAGCCTCGTTTTGCGTTGGGCGAATAAGCTCTTCCGGAAACTAATACGAAGAAGGTGCCTTTGGGGGGGAGTGCGGTTTGGGTGGAAGggctggggttgggggggggggggggggggggataatccTCGCACCTGGTAAAATGAACGGGGAAAAGGAGGATTAGACGAACGTCTTCCGAAGCTGCAGGAGGAGATTCGGTGgtctattaattttataatatgagGCGATTTTGATTGCACTTTTTGGACTGGTCTCGATGTGAGTTGGGTTCGATATGCGCGTGTGAGTTGTTTGGTAATAAGTTATTTTCTTTGCGGGACCGATTACGTGATTCTGTCTAGGCGCTAGACTCGGGTGTATTTTAGGTTATGTTGGACTATATTAAGTCTCTacctatatttcaaaactgagacTAGCAGACGTCTTTCAGATGACACCTTTTTTAAACATTCTATCATTTATCAATTAAAATTGGGCCATGAAATAGGCTGGAAGAATCTTATTTTACCCCTATTACAATTTTTCCATGCATGtgaaaacataaaattttaagtTTAAGGAGTTATTCTCGTTATGAAAATCGGAGTATCATTATGTGAAACTCGTGCATtgctaaaaaaatggaaaaaaagctaatagaaaataaagaaaatggctTTAAGGAAAAACCAGTAGgtcatttgtcatattttgataaaaaaaagtgtcGACTCAGACAGAAAGATATGttttagagaaagagaggactttGTAAAGATTACAGAAGTATTTTGCCATCCTATATATTGATTAAAAGTTAGCGATATTCTGTAATAGGAATAAAGTAATTTTGAGATGATGCTAATTTCTATAAAAGAAgctaatgtaatataataaaaactaaaaatttggAAGTAATATTACAAATGATGTTCGTAGAAACGGAGGGaaaggaattaaatataaaaacacacaaagtGAAAAAGAAATGGTTGTATAATTCCATAGAACCAGAGACCAGTGTATAATACGAAAACGTTATTCAAAATTAAGGAAGTCCTATATATaccgaaaaaaaatgaaaatgaatatagtaaAAAATCTCGTAGACATTTTATTCCCATCACCATGAAAATCGTGCCACAGCGATCACGACGAAAACGGTCGTTTAAATTAAACATGTCCTGGGCCTCTCGAAatcttctactcctcctcctggTATCCTTTGgcctcctcctactcctgctGTTATCCTTcggcctcctccccctcctcttacTGTCATCtttcagcctcctcctcctcctccttctgtatCACTCTTTGGCCTCATCCTTCTCCTCCTTTTGCCATCATCGtttggcctcctcctcctcctacagtcATCCTTcggggctcctcctcctcctcctgtcatcCCTcggcctccttctcctcctcctcctactatcacccttcagcctcctcctcctcctcctagcatCATccttcatcctcctcttcctcctcctccagctaTCATCTTTCGGCCTCCTCCTCATCTTGCTGTcatccttcctccttctcctcctccacctgcGTCATCCTTCGGGCTCCTCCTTATTCTGTTGTCATCCTACGGCTTCCTGCCCCTCCCCCTCCTGGcatcatccttcgtcctcctcctcctcctgctatcATCGTTCGGCCTTCCTCCATCTCCCCTGGCATCCTGCTATCATCctcggctcctcctcctcctcctccacttgcTGTCATCCTTCGCCTGCTTCCTTCGCCTGCTATCATCTTTcggccttctcctcctcctcctcttcctcctcctcctcctcctgctgtctTCCTtcggcctcctcctccttctgcttTCATCATCCTTcggcctcctcctcctgctgtcaTCCTTcggcctcctcctctcctcctctgatCATCTTtcggcctctcctcctcctctcttcctcctcatcctcctcctgctGTCTTCCTtcggcctcctcctccttctgcttTCATCATCCTTcggcctcctcctcctgctgtcaTCCttcggcctcctcctcctcctgctatcATCTttcggcctcctcctcctcctcctgctgtcaTCCttcggcctcctcctcctcctcctcctcctgtcctcctcctccttcctcctgtgTCATCCtttggcctcctcctcctcctcctgctatcAACCttcggcctcctcctcctcctctcctgtcaatcctcctctctccctcctcctcctcctcctcctcatcctcctcctcctcctgctgtctTCCTTCGGCCTCCTCCTCCCCTTGCTTTcatctctcggtctcctcctcttcttcttcctcctcctcctcgcatcatccttcgtcctcctcctcccgctGGCTTCCTTAGGCCGAGTCACATCAGCCGTGACTTTCCATTTCCATAAACATCGCGCTTTCCGACGCTACATTGCTTTAAGTGCCACGGTGCTTTAATTCCAACATAGACCGGCCGTTAGGGGTACGATGTTGGGCTCAGGTGCCCGTGAGAATGGCAGGCCCGGCGGAAACGGCCGCCGGCGGTGCGTGAGGTCAGATTGTGTCCTAGACGGAAATCCGCGAGGACCGCTTTTCGAGGGTGGAGGGAATGATGCCCGGGTGGGTGGTTGTTGGGGTGGTAGGTGCTCTGGGTAGGCTGGGTACTGGATACATAAATATTGGGTAGGAAGAGTTGCGGGTGAATGATCTGTTGTTGGTAGTTTTTGTGGCATGCTGTTACAGgttccgatgagagagagagagagagagagagaggctaaaactaaaagagagagagagagagagagagtgagagagagagagagagctaaatctaagagagagagagagagagagagagagagagagagagagagagagagagagagagagagagaaaacattttcAAGAAAGTGATGAAtccatctaaaaatgacaatttcGATAAATTAATCTTTTCACAGTGGCGTCTAGGAAATAGGCCTTTCATTTTTTCGTTATGGGGAACAAGGGATCGTTATGTGTAAAaagataaagtttattattttctcGAGGCCACAATAGTATCGTAACTATGGGTTCAtacatttgttatttttaagaaaataagaaatatgtgCAATATAAAAATTTCGGTATTTCTCTAAAATCTTCACTGTTTCGTCTCAGGCACTTGACATTATTCttcaattcatatatgtataaaaaaaaaccgcaGTTTACAAATCGAGTTGCAGTTGAttccagtaaaaaaataaaaacaaaacaaaaactccgATCAATGACGAAAATATGTCCACCGAGTATAGAGTCAACTTGAAAAAAGTGCAATTCTCAGGAACGACTTGCGTGTATCGCATAAAGACAGAAAATCATACAATAATCTTTCTTTTGACGAAGAATTTCCCAAGTTTAACGACGACCAACATAGATAAACTGAAGAACGATCGGCCATAAATCATCCAAGTTATATTTATTCGCTACTgacgaagagagggagagaaagagaaagaaagaaagaaagagagagagaaaacaagataATAATGCATGTGATATCCTTATTGTCTATTCAGTCACGAACACTTTCGTTTTGGAATTATGGGTTTTACCACTGAATCATCATATTACGATCTATAAAACACTTGGAATAAAACGTTTCTTGTGCCAAAATATTGTTCCACTCTCTGGAAAAATGGAAACTTACACAAGGAGTAATATTCGGTGCGTTTGTAATTTCCTGTTGGAATCTTTATTGGGAATTTTGTAGAGAATTTTATTCGCTTGAAGGAACTGTTAATAAAGGACATTGCGAAACGCACAATTTGAAACGTTATGCAACCAGATGTCAAAGTTTTAGTTTTCTCTTAAAGAAATTGACTGAGATgactatgtctgtccgtccgcactttttctaccTCCACTTTTATTGtctgcccttagatcttaaaagcaACTGAGGCTATAGCgctacaaattggtatattggtcatccccttccaatcatcaatcataataAATTactgccctctagcctcggtaatttttattttatttaaggttagccatgatcgcgtgtctggcaacgctataggacaagcCACCACCTCCCGGCCgggactgaaagtttcatgggcagcaactattttcggtggccttgattatactctATAGTGGCTGtatagaaaacttgattgcgccggaGAGACTTCCGCGCATTATTTACTTGCTGACTATTGTTTTCAAAGACTAATTGTCTATGTGCGTATAAAAGAATACGTGTTGCATGTTATAAGAAGTTTCTATCTCCAAGAAACGAGATATGCATGACCTACTGTTGCAGTTGTAAATATTTAAACGTTTacttaaacacccccccccccttctctctctctctctgctctctttctctctctctctctctctctctctctctctctctctctctctccggaattaCTTACTTCCTTCGTTTCGAAGAGAGCAGAATTTTTAAAGAATTCTCTGCTTTAATGTGTTTTTCATCTGTAAACTTTCAATTTAATCAACCAGCCAagatgaatagaaaaaataagtttcttaGCTATTCCATGCAGCAATTAACGGCTTTTCCCCAAGCTGCAGATTCAAACATGGCAAGTAATCCTGTCATGACTGTCCGTAGCTGAACTACAAGGTATAGGGCAAGGGAGTTAACGTttattgctggagagagagagagagagagagagagagagagagagagagagagagagagagagagagaggggggaaatcTGATGAATGCTTATACCGCAGTAATGCCCTAGCATTTTCTTAATAAAGATTATGGTATAATGTATTAGCTTATTAATGGAGAACTGATCATTCAAGTCTGTtatgtattttgagagagagagagagagagagagagagagagagagagagagagagagagagagagagaatttatcttttGAAAACAGTATATGAATATAAGAGAGCCATAAAATTCTGTTCAAGTTTTTAACGCATATGCGATACTTCCGATAAATAAACAACATTGATTTAACAAATTTGGAGTAATAAATGGACAATTCAAGGAGCGTTTTACTTCCAGAGACTCAGTTATTTAAAACCTTACACTCCATCATACAAATTACAGTGAATGTTCCAGCGGgagaataaatgataaataatggataatagtaataataatttcaccTCACCTTATGTACAGCAtatgataaggaaaataatgaaaccaCGTAAACATGGTGATCATAATATTTATTGTTACTGAACATGGGGGTCAGGTGGGGTCACTGGCATACCAAAGGTTGGGTGCTGGTTACCGTATTATTTTATCTGTAGGGCGGGGGTGGGTAGGATGGTGGCGTTAAGGGGGAAGGGAATTGTCAGGTCAATTACTCTGCCaagtaaaagaataaacataaagaaTCGAGAATAattctgtcattatatatatatatatatatacatatatatatatatatatatatatatatatcttctattaatatataatattataaatagtatatatatatatatatatatatatatatatatatatatttatatatacatacacacacacatatatatataatatatatataatatatatataatatatatatatatgtagatatatatatatatatattgatatatatagtgtatatatatatatatatatatatatatatatatatatatatatatatataatatatattatacaaatgtatatatatatatatatatatatatatatatatatatatatatatatatatatatatatatatatatatagacataattatTCTCTTGCTGCTTTTTACAGTAATGATATGTAGCTGATCCGATTTTTTTCATATAGCAAAATGAATCCCGtatctttctgtttattttaaatttttatttggtaGAGCATTACTGCATCCCCCAACCCCCATAAAAACAATATAAGGAACAACACCCTAATGTTGGTACATCAGTGACCCCACCAACCTTCTGTTTTCAagggtaattattttttttttgtatagcagAATTAATCTCGattctttatattcattttttatttatttggcatAGTATTTACCCACCCACCAATTACCAAATTTTGCTACTTCAGTGACCCTGCTTGCCCGTTTTCAGGggtcaggtatacatacatactacatcatatatatacatacatactacacatacacacacacacacacacacacacacacacacacacatatatatatatatatatatatatatatatatatatgtgtgtgtgtgtgtgtatgtgtgtgtgtatttatgtatgtatgtatgtatacatgaccCTTGAAAACGGGCAAGCAGGCTCACTGAAGTACCAAAATTTAGTAATTGGTGGGTGGGGTAAATACTctgccaaataaataaaaatgaatataaagaatCGCGATTAATTctgctatgcaaaaaaaaaaaaaaaaatgacccctGAAAACAGAAGGTTGGTGAGGTCACTGATGTACCAACATTTGGGTGTTGattcttatattgtttttatGGGGGTTGGGGGATGCAGAAACTGCCCTaccaaatagaaattaaaaatgaacagaAAGATCCGGGATTCATTTTGCTATATGAAAAAAATCGGATCAGGTACATATCATTACTTGTAAAAAACAGCAAGTAACGAGGCAAAGTCCCCGATACAGAATCGGCCATAAACAGAGGAGCAATTGTTCGCGTCATGGCGTATGTGTTCGCATGAAGGGGACTGGAATATTAAAATCCGAGGGTTTATCGCTCCGACTAGGGATTTCCACTGTTGACAAAAACCaataagaaagaagaataagagagagaatcgCGTGTCTTAGTTAGAGAgtaggtaacttttttttataaatattttttttcttgctgtctttgGGGTCTTAAGTTAAGGAatagtaactttcttttttttattttttccattttctttttggtaAGAATTCGCCAAAGTAATGACGAGTTCGCGTTTTATCACGAATCAAATATCTATGTGGAAGTTGGGTTTTACCACTTAGTGGATGTTTACGAGTTAACCGACTCCTGTCTTGATAATTTCATATACAAGGCTTGGAGTATTTGtgtaaagaaagaaattgtaatttcgcAGTAGTAGATATCAAAATTCAGTACCCCCATCTTTGTGACTAGCTTtgttaacttatatgaaataagaaataacttttCATACATATCTGCAAttctgtgtgtgtgctttttatttatataaataaactattataTCTAAATAGTAGATAATAATACTGCATTGTAATAATACTGCATTGTCCTCAAATCCGTGACTGACAATTTGCATAGGAGCACAGACAAAATATAAGATAATAGTTTACagttatttataattatgttctagctgtatttatataaaaagaaacttttatGTCTAAATAGTAGATATCAATATTCTATTATCTTAATTTCTGTGAATTTTGTGTTGgggaaaatatacattatagaataagAGTTTCCAAATATCTgtaatccatttttttatttatatggaaaaagTAATTGTAATGTCATAACGTATATTTCAATGACTGACTTCTGTACATAAATACAGATAAAACATGAAATACAGTTTATGCATACATAACTGTACTACCTGcatttttagtcttctgtaaatgaaaactagtGAGATGGCgttttgtcagtccgtccgcccttagatcttaaatactactgagtctagagggctgcaaattggcatgttcaTCATCCAACATTCAATCATCAaagataccaaattacagccctgtaTCTTAAAGTTAGTCGTAACCGTGCGTCTGACATTGGTatagtgccaacaacacaggccgctACGGGactttggctgaaagtttcatgggcgacAGCTGAGAGGTTCATGAgctgtggctgagtttcatatagtattatacgctatacataaaactcgattgagccTAAAAAAACTTCggaatcttttatttgtttttattttgataaagacGATCACGTAAACACGCATAAGTAAATTCCACAAGAGGATGAAAAACTCCTTTTGCAGAATAGTtccatctattctctctctctctctctctctctctctctctctctctctcaattgatttTCGTGAGttactttttgttattttacttaatttaagccTGAAAATAAGTTTTAACACTTCATGCGAATCAAAACCtgtaaggaatctctctctctctctctctctctctctctctctctctctctctctctctctctctctctccattagagAGAACTTAATTTAacgttagttattttttatactaaattaGGCGACACTACCTAACACGCTCATagtggctattttttttattgggaacAAATTCTATAAGAGCATGtaattgcatttcttttgttGGAATTAAGTAACTTCATCTCCAATAggcgagtttatatatataaaaaaccttttCCCTGCTGAGAAGCTGTTTTTATAATTTGAGTTATTCTCATCACAACATGAGACTCATTTCTCTTGGGAGATGTAACGCCAGGAATTACCCTGACGGTTTTCTTTAAGGCAAGTTTCTTTTTTTGGGATGAGGTGACAAGCTTCATCCTGTTTCCAAAAGAGTTTATGTTAATGCAGCGTCTAACCGCAGCCATCGATAAATCTATATGTAAACCTATTacataaattcacacacacatatatatatatatatatatatatatatatatatatatatatatatatatatatatatatatatatatatatacacttatgtgtgtgtgtgttcgtatgtatatataatatatatataatatatatatatatatatatatatatatatatattatatacatatatatatatatatatatatatatatatatatattatatatatatatatatatatattatatatatatatatatatatgtatatatatatatatatatatatatatatatatatatatatatatatgtttatatataaatatatgtttatgtgtgtgtatgtgtgtatgtatacatcgagctacaaatgtccttggaattaatatattttcatataagttaatcgaaggggatttttttttttttttttttttttttttgttagtcgataagagatttgtcagctcacgggcgcgaaccgtcaaacccaacaaatccaggacacacagtgaagctttaaaccacaccgccactgcaagaggatataagtttatgccgcctctcacctacaaatacctcgACTTCGGTAGCGTtgcagtgcttttgtccgcacgaagccattatatgagtcatatcacattaccgtgattcatatacatacatcgagctacaaatgtcgtttcatatctaattcgctctatctcggaattaatatattttcatatacgttaagcAAATGGGAtagtttttagtaaaaaaaaaattcccctttggttaacatatatggaaatatattgattccgagatagagcgaattagatattaaaggacatttgtagctcgatgtgtgtatatgaatcacggtattgtgatacgacttatatatatatatatatctatatatatatatatatatatatatatctatatatatatatatatatatatatattatatatataatatatatatatatatatatatatatagatatatatatatatattatatatatatatatatatatatatatatatatcatacatatacatgtatagtgAGTACAAAGGTTGATTTAATACTTTTGTTTCACCCATTCcagtaaaaagagaaagagagaaaaatatcttacaagtgtgtgatgtgttagtgaattacatatcgtgtcttgcttggagacagattgagctgtagaggcagccttcttgaatgatggAATCTGATGCATATgcatttttaatctggaggctgtccgtactgttgccagggccAGTTTGGGGAGTGTGAGTatatacattcgtttgtacgaatgtcacaggtctaaccgactGAGGCGCTTGGGGAAAGACACATGccttttgtgataggaaagaaGATGGTTTagtaaacgccaggtgtcgggagaaaaatcCATCTTAAAGATAAGGCACATactttaaatgacttagaaacagttgcctttgaaaagagagattgcagatgggctctattccatgatattagagacgggattctctatcttgactaatacaatgaaacaattgacatttagggtctgggagtgaatacttagccaggagagtggaatgataacttaatagtttcctttgtggggcagacttgggtttttatcactatgacttgttaataattttgttctattttatgttcatctgctttgggcaataaatagtatatttttgtatttatgtgagcttaatagcttaatgacatgtttgcagatagagggcgccgctgtcaacaggtaagggtttccagtttgtgtTTGTCCGAAGGGGGTAAGAAATATACACcttaaagtatatatgtattccactcattgaaatattattttctatttgctgaaattgtaaaaaaaaaagagagagagaaaaaaagagaagcatTTGTTTCTATTATTCGTGTAAATTCATCTTTGCTTATtgagttttgataatttacttactGAATTATCATGGCGCAAATATCCGACTTTAATGGCAAGAGGGTGAGTTTACCATTTTCAACTAGCAGATATTATTCCATTTCGTTTCCCCTACGTAGTCCGTTTAAACCTACTGTTATAACGcggtgtttgtttatttgtatttttttagtaATCTATTCCATAAAAAGCACGAACAATTCTCCATAACTATTAGACGTCGTGTAAGTAATCAAAGcggtgttcttatatatatatatatatatatatatatatatatatatatatatatatatatatatatatatatatatatatatatatatatgaactgatctatatagaaaattcatgtgtgagacgtaacggaaaatctagtagatgttgtgcgtgtgtgtgatctgagagtaacagacagacagataccgctgattcatcgaatgcccatgcGATCGTTGGTGGcttggcgggggttgggggggtgattcaaatgagtgccatgcATCGAAGAACCTTATTGGTTCCTTCCGATTATAAGAGAGCAACCAGCTGAGGCCTATGACTTAAACCAGTccaatttgaaaagttaagagtctgTAGGGAGTAAGTGGTCAACGGGTCAGGGTACATCGCATAGACAGTGGTCGGCATGTGTTGCCTCAGAGTACCTTCCGAccatataatcatataattagtagcataATATTAAACCTAAAAATAAGCATCAAAAGTCAGGAATAGAATGATTAGGTCTATTGAATAGATGGTACCGGCAGGAACCTCCCCCCAACGTCCCTGAATGCATAAAGTTCTTCTTTATGCATTCAGGATAATATAATGTTTGCCCGCTGACcctaataaaaacatttatctgGTTATTTTCTACAAAAGTCAAaagacaagcagcctggtgatgtGTAACAATGCAGCTGCCTCTcagcaggatcccttgaagaaatCCAACTGGTCTACCAGTACTCaagccccgtccgaggatgccacGGCTCATATATTGGTATGACCACCATGGGTTTTTCCCGTGGAGGGGTTGAGCCATCATTGAACCTCATccggtccactgtaggcattacttttaaggttctttgaagcgcgccttcggccccgagctgcaactactttcgttccttatactgtaccttctttcatgttctctttcttcatcacacTTTCCACTATCTCGTAACACTTGATTAACAGTACAATTGCGAggtttttcctcctattacacctatcaaacttttactgttaatttccatttcagcactgaatgacctcataggtcccagtgcttggcatttggcctaaattctattcaaTTCAACTCAACTTCAACGAAACCATGAGTTTCTCCTAAAGGATTTCTTGTCAtccccaagaaggagccatctttaaccacgccaggactgcccagagaatttcaagaaaaGACATAATCCTGAATGTAGAAGTAATTAACCGGGCTACGAACCACCACCGTGTGCGTCTCCGGGAGGCATTGCACATTGGGAAGGAGAAACCAGCCCTTAACATTACACAGGAAACCTGTCTCCTCCCCACGACCGCCAGGAGACATGCACTGAGCGCCCACGCCTCCATAGCGAGCGAGCCAATCAAAATTCTGCATTTGAGGATCGAAATTCTCCCATTCATGATCCCCAGGACTCTACAATGCCGCTCATACGCAAGACGAGCCTTGACCATCAACACGGGAGAGCAGGCTTCACCTGAGACGACCCTCCCTGGGCAGCCAATCATAATTCAACACCGATCAAGACCCCCCTAATAAATACCAACCCGAGCGCCTTGTTTCTTCAGAGGACCAGATCCTTCTCAACCACGTCTCGAGGGTAGCCATCGAGCTGGTCGAAACATGTCATCGGTACCACAACCTGAACTATGAGAAGAACCAGGATCCCGACCAACATCGCTGAGGCTGAAAAGcgaattataaggaaaatagaaaagatcCTGTATAAGATAAATTCGCAAAATACAGCCATCCTTATCAAGAATAACAGTAATAGAAGTAGTATTAGATTGTCACTCTGAATCTAAGAATAAAATTGTGTAAATTgttcatatgtaaatatgtgtatatgaaaagaagaaaatagaaccAAAAATTAACTTCATGGTCCgatttctcataataataataataataataataataataataatatatacagagactcaaggcgatactcaagtcaaaagccataaacacatgggcagtgccagtaatcagatacagcgcaggaatagtggaatggacgaaggcagaactccgcagcatagatcagaaaaccaggaaacttatgacaattcacaaagcactacacacaagagcaaatacggacagactatacataacacgaaaggaaggagggagaggactactaagtatagaggactgtgtcaacatcgagaacagagcactggggcaata
It contains:
- the LOC135224763 gene encoding uncharacterized protein DDB_G0271670-like; amino-acid sequence: MSWASRNLLLLLLVSFGLLLLLLLSFGLLPLLLLSSFSLLLLLLLYHSLASSFSSFCHHRLASSSSYSHPSGLLLLLLSSLGLLLLLLLLSPFSLLLLLLASSFILLFLLLQLSSFGLLLILLSSFLLLLLHLRHPSGSSLFCCHPTASCPSPSWHHPSSSSSSCYHRSAFLHLPWHPAIILGSSSSSSTCCHPSPASFACYHLSAFSSSSSSSSSSSCCLPSASSSFCFHHPSASSSCCHPSASSSPPLIIFRPLLLLSSSSSSSCCLPSASSSFCFHHPSASSSCCHPSASSSSCYHLSASSSSSCCHPSASSSSSSSCPPPPSSCVILWPPPPPPAINLRPPPPPLLSILLSPSSSSSSSSSSSSCCLPSASSSPCFHLSVSSSSSSSSSSHHPSSSSSRWLP